One genomic segment of Alkalimarinus alittae includes these proteins:
- the tssE gene encoding type VI secretion system baseplate subunit TssE, whose protein sequence is MINERSLFERLEQTKSTAYSTDIDLRSMIKSVTFNLQQMLNVREGSVSSLPDYGMPDFNDLVYEFPDAIYQLQVAIRRFLLKYEPRISDVLVRYIPDSTQPLQLKYYVEVSLKHAPMESGAFQFETVITGSGQAFVKAA, encoded by the coding sequence ATGATTAATGAGCGTTCGCTATTTGAGCGGTTAGAGCAAACAAAATCGACCGCCTACTCAACGGATATTGATCTTCGGTCCATGATTAAATCGGTCACGTTTAATTTACAGCAGATGCTTAATGTTAGAGAGGGTAGCGTCTCATCGTTACCTGATTACGGTATGCCTGACTTTAATGATCTGGTATATGAGTTTCCGGATGCTATTTATCAGCTACAGGTGGCGATAAGACGGTTTCTGTTGAAATATGAACCGCGTATTAGCGATGTACTGGTGAGGTATATACCCGATAGTACTCAGCCGTTACAACTTAAATATTATGTTGAGGTCAGCTTAAAACATGCGCCGATGGAATCCGGTGCTTTTCAATTTGAAACGGTCATTACAGGCTCAGGTCAGGCATTTGTAAAAGCCGCGTAG
- a CDS encoding nucleoside-diphosphate sugar epimerase/dehydratase: protein MFDYFLNLPRYQKRIFSVLVDAMCVPLALWLSICIRLEKLYIPDNYLVLFSFAITLIITITVFIRLGLYRAVIRYLSNHALIAVVSGVSVSALIFSASSFLLKAPVPRSAPFIYWGLALLFVGGSRMLVRSYVHRAKRILKEKVVIYGAGISGIQLANALFQGEEFQPVAYVDDNKARQGNIFQGLRVYSPADLPRLIEKYGVNKLLLAIGSAPHSQRSLILRYLEPLPIQVQTIPNMADVISGRAKIEEIKDIEIEDLLGRDPINPNNKLLDNYIRNKVVMVTGAGGSIGSELCRQILNHQPKSLVLFELSEFNLYATHKELMTLVKECRLNVDIKPVMGSVQREHRLEVIMKSFGVQTVYHAAAYKHVPLVEHNVVEGVRNNVFGTWYAAEAAIKANVETFVLISTDKAVRPTNVMGASKRMAELVLQGLAERQTDTRFCMVRFGNVLGSSGSVVPLFREQIKKGGPLTVTHPDIIRYFMTIPEAAQLVLQAGNMGQGGDVFVLDMGEQVKIADLARKMVHLMGLEVKDDKNPEGNIEIAYTGLRPGEKLYEELLIGDDPQGTDHPRIMKAREISLKWAEVEEILGRLDRACHVFDCDKVRAILEATPLGFTPNNELEDLVWKQDQCGMALPDNVLKIERVELGKTAAD, encoded by the coding sequence TTGTTCGATTATTTTTTAAATCTTCCTCGCTATCAAAAACGAATATTTTCAGTTTTAGTTGATGCGATGTGTGTTCCTCTAGCACTTTGGTTGTCTATTTGTATTCGTTTAGAGAAGTTATACATACCTGATAATTATTTAGTACTGTTCTCTTTTGCTATAACATTAATCATTACTATTACCGTATTCATCCGTTTAGGCCTATATCGAGCAGTCATTCGGTATCTATCTAACCATGCTCTTATTGCGGTTGTTTCTGGTGTTTCTGTTTCGGCGTTAATCTTTTCGGCATCTAGCTTCTTACTAAAAGCGCCTGTTCCACGATCAGCCCCATTTATTTATTGGGGACTAGCCCTTTTGTTCGTAGGTGGTTCTAGAATGCTTGTCCGATCCTATGTACATCGCGCAAAACGAATTCTTAAAGAAAAAGTTGTAATATACGGTGCAGGAATCTCAGGAATTCAACTTGCCAATGCCTTGTTTCAGGGGGAGGAGTTTCAACCTGTCGCGTATGTTGACGACAATAAGGCTCGTCAAGGTAATATTTTTCAAGGGTTACGTGTATACAGTCCTGCCGATTTGCCTAGGTTGATAGAAAAGTATGGAGTTAATAAGCTTTTATTAGCAATAGGAAGCGCACCTCACTCTCAACGTTCGTTGATATTAAGATATTTAGAGCCTTTACCAATACAGGTCCAGACTATTCCTAACATGGCTGATGTGATTAGTGGTCGGGCAAAAATTGAAGAAATTAAAGATATAGAAATTGAAGACTTATTAGGGCGAGACCCTATTAATCCCAATAATAAACTGTTGGATAATTACATAAGAAATAAAGTCGTTATGGTTACAGGGGCGGGTGGCTCTATAGGCTCGGAGCTATGCAGACAAATTCTTAATCATCAGCCAAAATCACTTGTATTGTTTGAATTATCTGAATTTAACCTTTATGCAACTCATAAAGAACTTATGACTTTAGTGAAGGAGTGCAGGCTGAACGTTGATATTAAACCCGTCATGGGCTCGGTTCAGAGAGAGCACCGCCTTGAAGTGATTATGAAGTCATTTGGGGTACAAACGGTTTATCATGCTGCAGCCTATAAACATGTGCCGCTGGTAGAGCATAATGTGGTTGAAGGCGTTAGAAATAATGTCTTTGGTACTTGGTATGCTGCAGAAGCGGCGATTAAGGCTAACGTTGAGACGTTTGTGCTTATCTCAACAGATAAAGCGGTAAGGCCCACTAATGTTATGGGCGCGAGTAAGCGTATGGCTGAGCTTGTGCTGCAAGGGTTGGCTGAGCGGCAGACCGATACTCGGTTTTGCATGGTGCGTTTTGGTAATGTATTGGGCTCTTCTGGTTCGGTTGTTCCGTTGTTTAGGGAACAAATTAAAAAAGGTGGCCCGCTCACCGTCACGCACCCTGATATTATTCGTTACTTTATGACTATCCCTGAGGCGGCACAGCTTGTTTTGCAAGCCGGTAATATGGGGCAGGGGGGCGACGTCTTCGTCTTAGACATGGGTGAGCAAGTTAAAATTGCTGACTTAGCTCGTAAGATGGTTCACCTAATGGGTCTTGAGGTTAAGGATGACAAAAATCCAGAAGGTAATATTGAAATTGCTTATACCGGCTTACGTCCAGGCGAAAAGCTTTATGAGGAGTTGCTAATTGGTGATGATCCGCAGGGTACTGATCACCCACGCATTATGAAAGCACGTGAAATTTCACTTAAATGGGCAGAAGTTGAAGAGATTCTAGGGCGGCTAGATCGAGCATGCCACGTATTTGACTGTGATAAGGTGCGCGCCATATTAGAAGCTACACCGCTAGGCTTTACACCTAATAATGAGCTCGAAGACTTGGTCTGGAAGCAAGACCAATGTGGAATGGCTCTGCCAGATAATGTCCTCAAAATAGAACGTGTAGAGTTAGGTAAGACTGCCGCAGATTAA
- a CDS encoding PAAR domain-containing protein, which produces MKPIALVGDYHQCPAFFGPVPHSGGPIIKGASTVLINGRPIARMGDQAACNGPLDVIIEGSSTVLVEGVPAARMGDRTAHGGVIVVGDPSVTAGN; this is translated from the coding sequence ATGAAACCTATAGCACTTGTCGGTGACTATCACCAATGCCCCGCTTTTTTCGGTCCAGTCCCTCACTCCGGAGGCCCAATCATTAAAGGTGCTTCCACTGTACTCATTAATGGCCGCCCGATTGCCAGAATGGGTGACCAAGCTGCATGCAATGGCCCTTTAGACGTTATTATCGAAGGCTCATCTACCGTGTTGGTTGAAGGGGTACCTGCCGCAAGGATGGGGGATAGAACGGCTCATGGCGGGGTGATTGTTGTGGGTGATCCGTCAGTGACTGCGGGTAACTAA
- the tssB gene encoding type VI secretion system contractile sheath small subunit has product MSKEGSVAPRERINIQYKSDKGSAQESVELPLKMLVAGDFTSQLDERPVEDRKPINIDKDNFNDVLKNQNIALHIDIPNRLVDAEDEETSVTLKLESIKDFSPESIAKQVPELNELLKLREALVALKGPLGNMPAFRKMIENSLQDDELKQQILSELSV; this is encoded by the coding sequence ATGTCCAAGGAAGGATCAGTCGCCCCACGCGAGAGAATTAATATTCAGTACAAATCTGACAAAGGTTCTGCTCAAGAAAGCGTAGAGCTTCCGCTAAAAATGCTTGTGGCGGGAGACTTTACCTCTCAGCTAGACGAACGGCCTGTTGAAGACAGGAAGCCAATTAATATTGATAAAGATAATTTCAACGATGTCTTAAAAAATCAAAATATAGCGCTTCATATAGATATACCGAATCGCTTAGTCGATGCTGAAGATGAAGAAACCTCGGTAACGTTAAAACTAGAATCAATTAAGGATTTCTCACCAGAAAGCATCGCGAAACAAGTACCAGAGTTGAACGAACTCCTTAAATTAAGAGAAGCACTTGTGGCGTTGAAAGGGCCGTTAGGCAATATGCCTGCGTTTCGTAAGATGATTGAAAACAGTTTGCAGGATGACGAGTTAAAACAGCAAATTTTAAGTGAGCTTAGTGTATAG
- the tssF gene encoding type VI secretion system baseplate subunit TssF, with the protein MQYSQYFQSELSALRDLGKEFSEQNPRLAPFLSVEGQDPDVERLLEGFAFLTGRIRQKLDDDLPEFAWSLIKLVWPHFLQSIPSITTVELRPMDILSGCQPLAKGAELKSIPVDGTACIFQTSFDVDVHPMSVKSVEVTESGGVSKIALNLALHQQTNVKDIALDNLNLHLHGAFPKTSLWYYLLRQRLACVELWGTNEGQKVKLGNMPSSAIASAGLASNQRLFSASGQQFSGHRLLFEYFCFPEKFLYLDLEGVGKLIRNTSQYQGDISSIVVEFTLDHILPPSDHPTADNIRLFCSPAVNQFQASARPFLLDQTRAEHRMRVEAPSPDHYEIMTVDRVEGWSPESRQITQYSSLESFCPSHMAGSTQTIEPKTYWSQQRPSINGKGQETYLSFVSVLKSKPNRRLERAGRSQDTLKSETISGQVTCSNRHLPSMLRVGDICSETSSIPEYLNCTNISSVTPSYSPATKMNWIWRLIAHSALNINKLHDLDSLKALISQFDLRGLFDKQQQAATKLKVEGLEALTINASNRLFKGVPVKGNEIELLVNGQNFSGLGDIFLLGEILNEFFAASAAVNSFHRLTVKTIPDGDVMQWKARVGDCQLN; encoded by the coding sequence ATGCAGTATAGTCAATATTTTCAATCGGAACTTTCCGCGCTAAGGGATTTAGGTAAAGAGTTTTCTGAACAAAACCCCCGTCTGGCGCCATTTTTGTCTGTAGAGGGGCAAGACCCCGATGTCGAGCGTTTACTTGAAGGCTTTGCGTTCCTCACAGGCAGAATTAGGCAGAAGTTAGATGATGACTTACCTGAGTTTGCCTGGTCGCTGATCAAGTTGGTGTGGCCGCACTTTTTACAGTCGATCCCTTCGATTACCACTGTTGAGCTTAGGCCGATGGATATTTTATCGGGCTGCCAGCCGTTAGCAAAAGGTGCCGAGCTCAAATCGATTCCCGTTGATGGTACCGCTTGTATTTTTCAGACCTCTTTTGATGTGGATGTTCATCCTATGAGTGTAAAATCAGTTGAGGTGACAGAGTCAGGAGGTGTATCAAAGATAGCGTTAAATCTGGCATTGCACCAGCAAACAAATGTGAAAGATATCGCTCTGGATAATTTGAATCTTCACCTGCATGGGGCTTTTCCTAAGACCAGTTTATGGTATTACTTGCTCAGACAGCGTCTAGCTTGTGTTGAACTTTGGGGGACTAATGAAGGCCAAAAAGTTAAGTTAGGAAATATGCCAAGTTCTGCAATAGCGTCTGCAGGTTTAGCGTCTAATCAACGGTTGTTTTCTGCCTCTGGTCAGCAGTTTTCTGGGCATCGGTTATTGTTTGAGTATTTCTGCTTTCCAGAGAAGTTTCTGTACTTGGACCTTGAGGGGGTTGGAAAGCTGATCCGCAATACGAGTCAGTATCAAGGTGATATCAGTTCAATTGTTGTTGAATTCACATTGGACCATATACTGCCTCCTTCAGATCATCCAACAGCGGATAATATTCGTTTGTTTTGTTCGCCTGCGGTTAATCAGTTTCAGGCGTCAGCTAGGCCCTTTCTACTAGATCAAACCCGAGCCGAGCACCGGATGCGTGTTGAAGCGCCAAGCCCTGATCACTATGAAATTATGACAGTTGATCGTGTCGAGGGTTGGAGTCCAGAGTCGCGCCAGATCACTCAATATTCTTCACTAGAGTCATTTTGCCCTAGTCACATGGCTGGCTCGACTCAGACAATTGAGCCTAAAACCTATTGGAGTCAACAGAGACCGTCGATTAACGGAAAAGGGCAAGAAACCTATCTATCGTTTGTGTCTGTGTTGAAGAGTAAACCGAATAGGCGACTAGAAAGGGCTGGCCGTAGTCAGGATACATTAAAGAGCGAAACGATAAGCGGGCAAGTCACCTGTAGTAATCGCCATTTGCCGAGCATGTTAAGAGTGGGGGATATTTGTAGTGAAACATCGTCAATCCCTGAATATCTTAACTGCACCAATATATCATCGGTCACCCCCTCTTATTCTCCCGCGACAAAGATGAACTGGATTTGGCGGCTTATCGCTCATTCGGCATTAAATATTAATAAACTTCATGATTTAGATTCCCTAAAGGCACTGATCAGTCAGTTTGATCTGCGAGGGTTATTTGATAAACAGCAGCAAGCGGCCACAAAATTGAAAGTTGAAGGCTTAGAAGCGCTTACTATTAATGCGTCAAATCGGTTGTTTAAAGGAGTTCCTGTAAAGGGGAATGAAATTGAACTCTTGGTGAATGGCCAGAACTTTTCAGGGTTAGGTGATATATTTTTATTAGGTGAAATTTTAAATGAGTTCTTTGCAGCGAGCGCAGCGGTCAATAGTTTTCATCGATTAACCGTAAAAACCATACCCGATGGTGACGTCATGCAATGGAAAGCGAGGGTTGGAGATTGCCAACTGAATTAG
- a CDS encoding mannose-1-phosphate guanylyltransferase/mannose-6-phosphate isomerase, producing MTPVILSGGSGTRLWPLSREAYPKQFINLVSDNSLLGDTVERVETLGDIQHLIVVSNEDHRFMVAGCLQTHHNLERSSIILEPVGRNTAPAIALAALKAMDVNADAVLLIMPADHVIVDNAKFSEAVLKGKKAAMEGKLATFGIVPDSPHTGYGYIQSGKQQGDWADVDHFVEKPDEETAKKYISSGDYYWNSGMFMFRADRYLEELEKFNPEMVSVCKRALEKSADDLDFIRVDPETFATSPDDSIDYAVMEKTDSAVVVPLDAGWSDVGSWSALWDIHQQDKHGNVCKGDVITEDVNNSYIHSESRLVAAIGVDNYVIVETDDVILVADKSRVQDVKKLVAQVKEQGRNEHRFHKKVHRPWGTYEGITNSKRFQVKRIMVKPGSKLSLQKHHHRAEHWVVVQGTALITRGDEQILLTEDQSTYIPLGTVHRLENPGVIPLEIIEVQTGSYLGEDDIVRLEDTYGRV from the coding sequence ATCACCCCCGTCATTCTTTCAGGTGGTTCTGGTACACGCCTTTGGCCTCTTTCTCGAGAGGCATACCCTAAGCAGTTTATTAACCTCGTTAGTGATAATAGCCTTCTCGGTGACACTGTTGAGCGTGTTGAAACGCTTGGTGACATACAACATTTGATAGTGGTGTCTAACGAAGATCATCGTTTTATGGTCGCGGGATGTTTACAAACTCATCATAACTTGGAACGAAGTTCTATTATTCTGGAGCCGGTTGGCCGAAATACAGCTCCGGCCATTGCGTTAGCGGCCCTTAAAGCAATGGACGTTAATGCAGACGCTGTCTTGCTTATAATGCCGGCGGACCATGTTATTGTTGATAACGCTAAATTTTCAGAAGCGGTTTTAAAAGGCAAAAAAGCAGCGATGGAAGGAAAGTTGGCTACTTTCGGCATTGTTCCAGACTCACCGCATACGGGGTATGGTTATATTCAATCAGGTAAGCAACAAGGTGACTGGGCGGATGTTGATCACTTTGTAGAAAAGCCGGATGAAGAAACGGCTAAAAAATATATCAGTTCCGGTGATTACTACTGGAATAGTGGCATGTTTATGTTCCGAGCAGATCGTTATCTTGAAGAGCTAGAGAAATTTAACCCTGAAATGGTCTCGGTCTGTAAACGAGCACTTGAAAAGAGTGCAGATGATTTGGATTTTATACGTGTAGATCCAGAAACATTCGCTACCAGTCCAGATGACTCCATCGATTATGCCGTGATGGAAAAAACAGACTCTGCAGTTGTTGTGCCTTTAGATGCGGGCTGGAGCGATGTAGGTTCTTGGTCTGCTCTTTGGGATATTCATCAGCAAGACAAGCATGGTAATGTTTGTAAAGGCGATGTAATTACTGAAGATGTGAATAACTCTTACATTCACTCAGAGTCACGTTTGGTTGCTGCTATTGGTGTTGATAACTACGTCATTGTTGAAACCGATGATGTTATTTTAGTCGCTGATAAATCTCGCGTTCAAGATGTGAAAAAACTCGTTGCTCAAGTAAAAGAACAGGGCCGAAACGAGCACCGCTTCCACAAAAAGGTTCATCGACCTTGGGGCACATACGAAGGCATTACTAACAGTAAGCGCTTTCAGGTAAAACGAATCATGGTTAAGCCTGGTTCTAAGTTGTCGCTGCAAAAACACCACCACAGAGCAGAGCATTGGGTGGTCGTGCAGGGCACTGCACTGATTACGCGGGGTGACGAGCAAATCCTATTAACTGAAGACCAGTCTACTTATATACCATTGGGGACGGTCCATCGATTAGAAAACCCAGGTGTTATTCCGCTAGAAATAATCGAGGTCCAGACGGGCAGTTATTTAGGTGAAGACGATATCGTGCGACTGGAGGATACTTACGGAAGGGTATAA
- the tssA gene encoding type VI secretion system protein TssA, which translates to MISLSNWRNAVLSPIDKTCAVGVSVRLDERFDALQLEVSHDLALEGASTDWRKVLTLSHEILSSESKDLLVLVYSVRAVIDAYRYEGFAEALSTVNRYVELYWIDSFPALKRKRARMSALEWLAQQLEVWVESHPPDPEEKGSVESVLVNIKALNQSLSELGGDWHLDLFSATRNINEYLPNLPVQPIKSVVEDKPKTSTDQPQAEIVPINTNSKDVSHTVIASSKPNVAAIAVQESANPQPSITDDRSYNQCIRETQSLLKRLGKYRLSKDLADSSAYEINRFSVWLPVSELPLHQNGLTPLRSIPADKRHFFETLLQQRQYEILIIELENSLSNAPFWLDGHRMVVESLKALDMARVNNTLAGAYQNAIDVIATLTKSFVDRLSGIEHLTFSDGSPFADDETQAWLVSIDTLRSGTAESPNHDFRLKCTSETYPSSQMDDSCVQNASNAINASNQAYKDSGFSQGLLLLDQYCNEQMNKKAWYKARLLTVDYCFKAKEFIFAEQLLIELDELALSHNLDVWEPEMVGSMLSMMLICKAKLKRKQSSDCYYQRLVRVNPQQGYEMKSFAS; encoded by the coding sequence ATGATTAGTTTGAGTAACTGGCGTAATGCCGTGCTAAGCCCGATTGATAAAACCTGTGCTGTAGGTGTTAGTGTTCGTCTAGACGAGCGGTTTGATGCGCTTCAGTTGGAAGTTAGTCATGACTTGGCGTTAGAAGGTGCGTCGACTGATTGGCGCAAAGTGCTGACACTCTCCCATGAAATCCTATCGTCTGAGTCTAAAGACTTATTAGTACTGGTTTATAGTGTTCGGGCGGTTATTGATGCTTATCGTTATGAAGGCTTTGCTGAGGCTTTATCGACTGTTAATCGCTATGTTGAACTGTATTGGATTGATAGTTTTCCGGCTCTAAAAAGAAAACGTGCGCGAATGTCTGCATTAGAATGGCTTGCCCAACAGCTTGAAGTCTGGGTGGAGAGTCATCCCCCAGACCCAGAAGAAAAAGGCTCTGTAGAGTCGGTGCTGGTCAATATCAAAGCGCTCAATCAATCGTTATCTGAGTTAGGCGGTGACTGGCATCTTGACCTGTTCTCAGCGACTCGGAATATCAATGAGTACCTCCCTAATTTACCCGTTCAACCAATTAAATCAGTCGTTGAAGATAAACCGAAGACGAGCACCGACCAACCGCAAGCTGAAATTGTACCGATCAATACAAACAGTAAAGACGTAAGTCATACGGTTATAGCATCGTCCAAACCTAATGTAGCGGCTATAGCGGTGCAAGAAAGTGCTAACCCGCAACCGAGCATTACAGATGACAGGTCATACAACCAATGCATTCGCGAAACACAATCATTATTAAAACGTCTCGGTAAGTATCGCCTCAGTAAAGACCTCGCAGACTCTAGTGCCTATGAAATCAATAGGTTTAGTGTTTGGTTACCTGTTTCAGAATTACCCCTTCATCAAAACGGACTGACTCCGTTGCGCTCGATCCCCGCAGATAAAAGGCACTTTTTTGAAACACTTTTACAGCAGCGTCAGTATGAAATACTTATCATAGAATTAGAAAATAGTTTATCTAATGCACCGTTCTGGTTAGATGGGCATCGAATGGTGGTTGAGTCACTAAAAGCGCTAGATATGGCCCGCGTGAATAACACGCTTGCTGGCGCATACCAAAACGCCATTGACGTTATTGCAACGTTAACTAAATCATTTGTTGATCGATTAAGTGGTATTGAGCATCTGACGTTTTCAGATGGCTCACCCTTTGCGGATGATGAAACGCAGGCCTGGCTCGTGAGTATCGACACTTTACGTTCGGGCACTGCTGAAAGTCCAAACCATGATTTTAGACTGAAGTGTACTTCAGAAACCTACCCATCAAGCCAAATGGATGATAGCTGCGTTCAGAACGCGTCTAACGCTATCAACGCTTCAAACCAAGCCTATAAAGACTCAGGGTTTTCTCAAGGTTTATTACTGCTTGATCAATACTGCAATGAGCAAATGAATAAAAAAGCTTGGTATAAAGCTCGACTGCTGACGGTTGATTATTGTTTTAAGGCTAAAGAATTCATCTTTGCTGAGCAACTATTGATAGAACTAGATGAGCTTGCCCTTAGTCATAATCTTGATGTATGGGAGCCAGAAATGGTGGGTAGCATGTTATCTATGATGTTGATATGCAAAGCAAAATTAAAGCGTAAACAGTCAAGTGATTGCTACTATCAGCGTTTGGTGCGGGTTAATCCACAACAAGGCTATGAGATGAAGTCATTCGCGAGTTGA
- the tssC gene encoding type VI secretion system contractile sheath large subunit → MSNYERMLATGNRAVSLEESSLLDQIVQQTKMKPQDDGYDVAKRGVGAFIAELLSDDSREARVNKNLIDRMIAELDSKLSQQVDEVLHHKAFQKLESAWRGLKLLVDRTDFTQNIKISLLNVSKEDLYDDFEDAPDVTRSGLYKLVYSSEYGQFGGEPVGGIIANYDLGPGAVDMKVMQNCAAVASMSHAPFIAAAAPKFFGIDSYEELPNLKELHSIFEGPQYAKWQSFRESEDAKYVGLTAPRFLLRAPYDAENNPVKAFEYNENIDGKHTNYLWGNTAFSFATRLTDSFAKYRWCPNIVGPRSGGAVDDLPVHHFESLGEIESKIPTEILISDRREFELAEEGFIPLTMRKGSDNAAFFSANSTMKVKYFGNNEEAKRSELNHRLSTQLPYMFIINRLAHYLKVLQRENIGSWKERTDIENELNVWISNYIADQENPSAEVRSQRPLRAAKVTVNEVEGQPGIYKVGLSVRPHFKYMGADFELSLVGKLEKS, encoded by the coding sequence ATGTCTAACTACGAAAGGATGTTAGCCACTGGCAATCGTGCCGTGTCGTTAGAAGAAAGCTCGCTGCTCGATCAAATCGTGCAGCAGACAAAAATGAAACCGCAGGATGATGGCTATGATGTTGCTAAGCGTGGCGTAGGCGCTTTTATCGCTGAACTTTTAAGTGATGATAGCCGAGAAGCGCGGGTTAATAAAAACCTAATCGATCGAATGATTGCTGAGTTGGACTCTAAGTTGAGTCAGCAGGTTGATGAGGTGTTACATCACAAAGCGTTTCAGAAATTAGAATCTGCTTGGCGCGGGTTAAAGTTACTCGTGGATCGTACTGACTTTACCCAGAACATTAAAATATCGTTGTTAAATGTATCCAAAGAAGATTTATACGATGACTTCGAAGATGCTCCTGATGTAACGCGTTCGGGGTTATATAAGTTGGTGTATAGCAGTGAATATGGGCAGTTTGGGGGTGAGCCGGTAGGAGGGATTATTGCTAATTATGACCTTGGTCCGGGTGCCGTCGATATGAAAGTGATGCAGAATTGTGCTGCCGTGGCGTCTATGTCTCATGCGCCTTTTATTGCGGCGGCTGCCCCTAAGTTTTTCGGTATTGATAGCTATGAAGAATTACCGAATTTAAAAGAGTTACATTCAATATTTGAAGGGCCTCAGTATGCCAAATGGCAGAGCTTTAGAGAGTCTGAAGACGCTAAGTATGTAGGGCTTACAGCACCAAGGTTTTTGCTAAGAGCACCCTATGATGCTGAAAATAATCCCGTAAAAGCATTTGAATACAATGAGAATATTGATGGTAAGCACACAAATTATTTATGGGGTAATACTGCATTTTCGTTTGCGACTCGGCTAACAGATAGCTTTGCTAAATATCGCTGGTGCCCGAATATTGTTGGTCCGCGAAGTGGTGGTGCTGTTGATGACTTGCCTGTTCATCACTTTGAATCTTTGGGCGAAATTGAATCTAAAATTCCGACTGAGATTCTTATTTCTGACAGGCGCGAGTTTGAATTAGCAGAAGAAGGATTCATTCCTCTAACGATGCGTAAAGGCAGTGATAATGCTGCGTTTTTCTCAGCAAACTCAACCATGAAGGTTAAGTATTTTGGTAATAATGAAGAGGCGAAACGAAGTGAGCTAAATCATCGTTTAAGTACACAGCTGCCTTACATGTTTATCATTAACCGCTTAGCGCATTACCTCAAGGTACTCCAGCGAGAGAATATCGGTAGTTGGAAAGAGCGAACAGACATAGAAAATGAGCTTAATGTGTGGATAAGCAACTATATTGCAGATCAAGAAAACCCCAGTGCTGAAGTAAGAAGTCAACGCCCGCTGCGTGCTGCGAAAGTAACGGTTAATGAAGTTGAAGGTCAGCCAGGTATTTATAAAGTAGGGTTAAGTGTGAGGCCTCATTTTAAGTATATGGGCGCAGATTTCGAGTTGTCGTTAGTGGGCAAGCTTGAAAAGTCTTAA
- the tssG gene encoding type VI secretion system baseplate subunit TssG, whose translation MPTELEHPWLDSPQSFSFIAFRQYLQRNGFDSNAIRYRSTASLAHPSSEVSAAWLNVFKGQPKLTVDVSLMGLYGTTSPLPAFYTERILGLDLNSRDDFGSSSALAGSEYQESQDLKQFYDLFNHQAISLFYDAWAKYRISSRLIESPQNNLDNRDDQAPANEFSTALMALWGIDSVRLDAFSHLTLPRLMPLAGLLASRCASIDVLDQALNLFFDDTEIKSHALVSGQIAVPEDQLNCLGRDNVTLGESLVLGQRVADCSGMAVTVRLTSLRQIDDWLPGGVLNETARELIALIIDAPNDYQLELDIGDTLDDLSEIGDMAKGLGWGVGLGAVKCAKINV comes from the coding sequence TTGCCAACTGAATTAGAGCACCCATGGCTGGATTCACCGCAAAGCTTTAGTTTTATCGCTTTTCGGCAATATTTACAGCGTAACGGATTTGACTCAAACGCTATACGCTATCGCTCAACCGCTAGCTTAGCGCACCCGTCGAGTGAAGTTTCGGCTGCTTGGTTAAATGTTTTCAAAGGCCAACCTAAGCTCACGGTAGATGTTAGTTTGATGGGGTTGTACGGCACCACGTCGCCGTTGCCCGCATTTTATACCGAGCGAATCCTTGGACTCGATCTAAATAGTCGCGATGATTTTGGGTCGTCCAGTGCATTAGCGGGGAGTGAATATCAAGAAAGCCAAGATTTAAAACAGTTTTATGACCTGTTTAACCATCAGGCAATTTCACTTTTTTATGATGCTTGGGCCAAGTATCGGATTTCTAGTAGGTTGATCGAGTCACCGCAAAACAACTTAGATAACCGTGACGATCAAGCGCCCGCTAACGAGTTCTCAACGGCATTAATGGCACTTTGGGGTATTGATAGCGTGCGTTTAGATGCTTTCTCGCACTTGACCCTGCCACGATTAATGCCGCTAGCGGGGTTATTGGCCAGCCGATGTGCCTCTATTGATGTTCTTGATCAAGCACTGAACCTATTCTTTGATGATACAGAAATAAAGTCCCATGCCTTAGTTTCCGGCCAAATAGCGGTGCCAGAAGATCAGCTCAACTGTTTAGGCCGCGATAATGTCACGTTAGGTGAGTCATTGGTTCTAGGGCAACGGGTGGCTGACTGTAGCGGAATGGCTGTGACGGTAAGACTAACGTCACTAAGACAGATTGATGATTGGTTACCTGGAGGTGTTCTAAATGAAACCGCTCGCGAATTAATCGCGTTAATAATAGATGCACCTAATGATTATCAACTGGAACTCGATATAGGCGATACACTTGATGATCTATCTGAAATAGGCGATATGGCAAAAGGGTTAGGTTGGGGTGTTGGGCTTGGCGCTGTCAAATGTGCAAAGATCAATGTTTGA